The following are encoded together in the Oceanobacillus zhaokaii genome:
- the mnmA gene encoding tRNA 2-thiouridine(34) synthase MnmA has product MKDNKDIRVVVGMSGGVDSSVAALLLKEQGYDVVGIFMKNWDDTDEFGVCTATEDFDDVVRVCNQLDIPYYSVNFEKEYWDKVFTYFLDEYKAGRTPNPDVMCNKEIKFKAFLDHALSLGADYLATGHYAQVREVDGHTQMLRGVDDNKDQTYFLNQLSEDVLSKVMFPLGHMPKSKVREIAKEAGLVTATKKDSTGICFIGERNFKQFLSEYLPAQPGEMQTLDGVVKGKHDGLMYYTIGQRQGLGIGGEGDPWFVVGKNLEENILYVEQGYSNDYLYSDALIATDINWINEAAIKESFTCTAKFRYRQKDSNVKVTLLDGGKVRVDFETVERAITPGQAVVFYDGDVCLGGATIDEIIKQESTLEYVG; this is encoded by the coding sequence ATGAAGGATAATAAAGACATTCGTGTTGTCGTTGGAATGAGTGGTGGTGTTGATTCATCAGTCGCGGCATTACTGCTTAAAGAACAAGGCTATGATGTTGTTGGAATTTTTATGAAAAACTGGGATGATACCGACGAATTCGGCGTTTGTACGGCAACAGAGGATTTTGACGATGTTGTTCGAGTATGTAATCAACTTGACATCCCGTATTATTCGGTTAATTTCGAGAAGGAATATTGGGATAAGGTATTTACGTACTTTTTAGATGAATATAAAGCTGGCAGAACGCCAAATCCAGATGTAATGTGTAATAAAGAAATTAAATTCAAGGCATTTCTTGACCATGCATTATCGCTTGGTGCAGATTATCTTGCAACAGGACATTATGCCCAAGTAAGAGAAGTTGACGGGCATACACAAATGCTGCGCGGAGTGGATGATAATAAAGACCAAACGTATTTCTTAAATCAACTGTCTGAAGATGTACTTAGCAAGGTAATGTTCCCATTGGGACATATGCCGAAGTCAAAAGTGCGTGAAATTGCCAAAGAAGCTGGACTAGTAACAGCCACGAAGAAAGATTCTACTGGAATATGCTTTATCGGTGAACGTAACTTTAAGCAATTTTTAAGTGAATATTTACCTGCACAGCCAGGAGAAATGCAAACTTTGGATGGTGTAGTTAAAGGAAAGCATGACGGATTAATGTACTATACGATTGGTCAGCGTCAAGGACTTGGTATTGGCGGCGAAGGAGATCCATGGTTTGTCGTTGGGAAGAACTTAGAGGAAAATATTCTCTATGTTGAACAAGGATACTCGAATGATTATCTATACTCGGATGCATTAATTGCTACCGACATTAATTGGATTAATGAAGCAGCAATCAAAGAGAGTTTCACATGTACTGCTAAGTTCCGTTATCGTCAAAAGGATAGTAATGTAAAAGTTACACTACTTGATGGTGGAAAGGTACGTGTCGACTTCGAAACTGTAGAACGTGCAATTACTCCGGGGCAAGCTGTTGTATTTTATGATGGCGACGTTTGTCTAGGCGGAGCCACAATTGATGAAATCATCAAGCAAGAAAGTACACTTGAATATGTTGGTTAA